In a genomic window of Candidatus Eisenbacteria bacterium:
- a CDS encoding permease-like cell division protein FtsX translates to MHLFYLREAARSFRQHRGLAYTAVFSLAAALTLSGVLLLLTHNAEVQMQALGDRREMVVFLRDDVTASQRDVLIGRLTDLYGAVTYVSKEDAWKDFAKQLGDPSLLEAVQDNPLPASLRVKLRPALLTPGAMDLAAKQISEFPEVEDVRYGEEWVHRLDQIGATLVKGTIAVGIVVALAILFIVYNTIRLTVLARRPQVEIMSRLGATDGFIAVPFVLEAMFEAGLAAFLSLALLFGVQQALSARVVGLVFLPVPYALMFVGAAIGVAWLAAMLALSRVLRAVGP, encoded by the coding sequence GTGCATCTCTTCTACTTGCGCGAGGCGGCGCGCTCCTTCCGGCAGCACCGAGGGCTCGCCTACACCGCGGTATTCTCGCTGGCCGCCGCGCTCACGCTCTCCGGCGTGCTGCTGCTGCTCACCCACAACGCCGAAGTCCAGATGCAGGCGCTCGGTGATCGCCGCGAGATGGTCGTCTTCCTGCGGGACGACGTCACCGCTTCGCAGCGCGACGTGCTGATCGGGCGTCTCACCGATCTCTACGGCGCGGTGACCTACGTGAGCAAGGAAGACGCGTGGAAGGACTTCGCCAAGCAGCTCGGGGATCCCTCGCTGCTGGAAGCGGTGCAGGACAACCCGCTGCCGGCTTCGCTTCGGGTCAAGCTGCGGCCGGCGCTGCTCACCCCCGGAGCCATGGACCTGGCCGCGAAGCAGATCAGTGAGTTCCCGGAGGTCGAAGACGTGCGATACGGAGAGGAATGGGTCCACCGCCTCGACCAGATCGGCGCGACGCTGGTCAAAGGCACGATCGCCGTTGGCATCGTCGTGGCGCTCGCCATCCTCTTCATCGTCTACAACACCATCCGTCTCACCGTGCTCGCCCGCCGGCCGCAGGTCGAGATCATGAGCCGTCTCGGCGCCACCGACGGATTCATCGCCGTGCCCTTCGTGCTCGAGGCGATGTTCGAAGCCGGTCTCGCCGCCTTCCTGTCGCTGGCCCTGCTCTTCGGCGTGCAGCAGGCTCTCTCGGCGCGGGTCGTGGGCCTCGTGTTCCTGCCGGTCCCCTATGCGCTCATGTTCGTGGGCGCGGCGATCGGCGTCGCGTGGCTGGCCGCGATGCTGGCCCTGTCGCGCGTGCTGCGCGCGGTGGGGCCCTGA